In Longimicrobium sp., the genomic stretch GCAGCTCGCGGGCGGCGTAGACGTCGGTCAGGAAGACCACGTCCGCCATCGCCAGCGCCTGGCCGAACTCGCTGGCGAAGTCGCGCGTGCGGGAGTAGAGGTGCGGCTGGAAGGCGAGCACCAGGCGCCGGCCGGGGTGGGCCTCGCGCGCGGCGCGCAGCGTGGCGGAGACCTCGGTCGGGTGGTGCGCGTAGTCGTCCACGAAGAGCACGCCGCCCGCCTCGCCCACGTGCTCGAAACGGCGGTCCACTCCGCTGTACGAGGCGATCCCCTCCGCGATGGCGTCCCACGACGCGCCCAGCCGCCGTCCCACCGCGATCGCCGCGAGGGCGTTGCGCACGTTGTGCAGGCCAGGGGCGCGCAGCCGCGCGGTTCCCAGCGTCTCGCCCCGCTCGCGCACCTCGAACAGCGTCTCGGCGGGGGCCATGCGCACGTTCTCGGCTCGGAGCATGGAGCCGGCGTTGACGCCGTAGGTCATCACTCGATCCGCACCGCCCGCGAGCGCGGCGGCCAGGCGGGCGGCGCCGTGGTCGTCCGCGCACGCCGCCACCAGCCCGTCCGCGGGGACGGAGTCCACGAAGACGCGGAACGATTCCTCGACGGCTTCCAGTGAGCCGTAGATGTCGAGGTGGTCGGCTTCCAGGGTGGTCACGACGGCGATCGTGGGGCGGAGATGGTGGAACGAGCGGTCGTATTCATCGGCTTCCACCACGTAGAGGTGGTCGTCGCCACGGCGGAGGTTGCCGCCCCAGGCGGGCACGTGCGCGCCCACGAAGCCCGTGGGGTTGAGCCCGGCGGCGGCCAGCACGGCGGTGGTGAGCGTCGTGGTCGTCGTCTTTCCGTGCGTCCCCGCGATCCCCACCACGAGCCCGTGGTTCACGATGGCGCCCAGCGCCTCGGCCCGCTTGAGCACCGGGATACCCCGCTCGCGCGCGGCGCGGATCTCCGGGTGGTCGGCCGGGATCGCCGCGGTCATCACCAGGGCGGCGGCACCTTCGATGTGGGAGGCGTCGTGGCCTTCCAGCACCGTGGCCCCGCGCTCCGCGAGCAGCCGGCTGGCGGG encodes the following:
- the murC gene encoding UDP-N-acetylmuramate--L-alanine ligase, which gives rise to MNGFDLVELAGRGPVHFMGIGGAGMSPLADMLMLSGVRVTGCDAHPNPASRLLAERGATVLEGHDASHIEGAAALVMTAAIPADHPEIRAARERGIPVLKRAEALGAIVNHGLVVGIAGTHGKTTTTTLTTAVLAAAGLNPTGFVGAHVPAWGGNLRRGDDHLYVVEADEYDRSFHHLRPTIAVVTTLEADHLDIYGSLEAVEESFRVFVDSVPADGLVAACADDHGAARLAAALAGGADRVMTYGVNAGSMLRAENVRMAPAETLFEVRERGETLGTARLRAPGLHNVRNALAAIAVGRRLGASWDAIAEGIASYSGVDRRFEHVGEAGGVLFVDDYAHHPTEVSATLRAAREAHPGRRLVLAFQPHLYSRTRDFASEFGQALAMADVVFLTDVYAARELPIEGVTGMLIAEPARAAGADLRYVPDRAAIVGAVASELREGDLCITMGAGNLDSAARELLASRRRPTG